TCTCCGTCGAGAACAGCGTGTCCCAGTCATCGTCGGACACGTCCCAGTACTCGGCCATCCGGTCCCGTACTTGCTCGACGCGCCGGTCGCTCTCGGCCTCGCTGCGGCCGTGGGTCATCGCGAAGACGTTGTACTCCCAGACGCCGTCGTGGCGCGGGCGCTCGTAGCAGTGGGTGACGAAGTCGAAGCTGGCGACAGCGGGACCGACTTCCTCGACCACGTCGTCGGGGACGTTCCAGACGGTCATCCCGTTCTCCGAATACCCGAGCGCGTAGTGGTTCGGCACGACTCCGACCCGGCGGACCTTCCCCTCGCGCTCGAAGCGCTTGATCGTCTCGACGACCCATTCGGCCTCTTTGCCGATCGCGTCGGCCACGTCGGCGTAAGGCCTCTCGGTCACCGGGAGCCCGCCCTGAATCTCCAGCACCAGATCGAGTTCGTCGGGGGTCAGCCCCTCGCGATCGGTCGGTGTCACGTCCGGCCCCAGATCGGACAGGTCGATGCTGTCGTCCTCCAGTGGCCCCTCGACGGGGAACTTCGCTTCGACGCGGAACTCCTGTTGCTTCGGGAGGTTGTAGGTCTCCTGGCCGGTCGCGTCCTCGATCTCGGCGAGCACCTCCGGGATCCGGTCCTCGTCGGCCACCGAGAGGACGAACCACATGTTCAGATGGGGGTGCTCCCGGCGGTAGTTGTGGGCCACCTCGCGGAAGTCGTTGACCTGCTCGGCCACCGCGTCGAAGCGGTCCTCGGGGGCGTGCATCGCCACCAGCGTCGCCATCCCGCCGATCGCCTCGGCGTCGATCAGCGCGCCGAAGCGAGTCAGCGTCCCCGCCTCGTCCATGCGGTCGATCCGCTCGACCAGTTCGGCCTCGGTCACGTCGATGCCCCGATCTCGCAGCGCCGCCGCGGCGGGGTCGAAGGGGCGCTCGACGACCGGAAATCCTCCCTGGAAGGCGTTTGCGATCGCGCGGTCGACGGACCCCAGCTCCTCACTCATGTCCGTAGCTCGGAACTCGGTCGGTATAAGCCCCGCGGGAGCACTGATTGGCGAGACCGAACGCGTCTCGACGCCGCCAGCGACGGGCCGGAGAGCACCGGCGGCGAACGAACTTTCAGTCTCGCCGACGTAACTGCGACGATGATCTCGACGGCCGAACTGGCGATCAGGCTGCTGACCTTCCTGTTCGTCCTCGTCGCCGTGCCGCTCTCGTTCGTCCTCATGTTCCGGTTTCTGGACTACATCGCGATGGACGAGCTGATCGAGGAGTACCGCGAGGGACAGGCCAGTCCGCTCCGGGACCGCGGGCAGCTGAACGCCTACTTCGAGGCCAGCGACGAGGCGACGACGACCTGCCCCCACTGTGGTGCGGCCAACGGGGAGGACTACACGTACTGTCACACCTGTCAGGCGAGCCTGGAGTGACGCTGTTGGTGGGAACCGTCGCCACCGGGCGGCAAGTCCCCTCGTCCACCGCTGTCGGTACCGGAAGCGACAGCCGAGGTCGGATTGCTCACGGCGACGGCCGCCAGTAGCCCGCGGCGACGCTGCTACTCCCCGAGAGTGTGCAGGAACGTCTCGAAGACGCCGGTACAGTGGCCACAGAGCGCGTAGTGGTGTCGGTCGACCGGCGGCGTCGCGTGATCGGTGCCGGCGCGGTACCACTCGACGCCGACGGGCGGCTCCGAGAGGGGATCGCGACAGAAGCTACAGTCCTCGGCGACGCGCGCGTAGCCGGCGGCGATGGAGTCGGCGTCGACCGGCGGCTCGGGAACCGACGCCCAGTCGTCGAGCAGTGCGGCGACGGCGGGACGACAGCTCGGGCAAACGCCGACGACCGGCGGGTCGAGGCTGGCCGTCCGTCTGTCGCCGTAGCTCTGGAGGACCCACTGGTCGTCGCGACCGAGCGGGTCCTCACAGATCCGACAGACCGCCGACGGCAGACCGGGACGAACGTGCGTGTGATCGTCGCTCATATCGGCGGTGTCGACCGGGTGTCGTATACGCGTCCCGGAACGACGCCGCGTTCCCCACCGCGTGGCTGGGCCGGCGACTCGCCGTCGAACTGACAGGAGGTCGACGCCGCGGTCAGCCGTCGACGTAATCGTGGACCGCCTCCTTGATCGCCCTGCTCTCGATCCTCCCCCCGGTGTCGGCCCCGACGAAGAAGCCCTCGAACTGGCCAGTCACGAAGTGGTGGGCGCGAAGCTCCTCGAACTCGTGGATCGTACAGTGGAGTTCCCCAGCCTCGAAGAGATCCTCCAGATACTCCTTGGCGATGCCTTCGAGAACGAGGTTCTCGTGGATTGCGTCGGAAATGCCCCGCGTGTGCTCTGTGAGGTCTTCCCGGACGTACAGCAGTTCGTACCCGTCCTCGCCGTACCTGGCGACGACTCGCAGCGCGTCGCCGACGATCGATTCGAGGTCCGACACGAGAGCTGCCTCGTCGTCCATGCCCATGATAATTGATGGCAGTCCACACCCCTTCAAATCAGGGGGTCGCTTCAGCGTATCATCAGGCAGTTGTCTCGATGGCTCGGAGAACGTCGCCACGACGGAGACGCTCACCGGAAGCGACGACGCTCCGTGTCAACGAGTCACCGCTGCCACTCGTAGAACCACCACGCTCCGCCCAGCAACATCAGACCGACGCCGAGCGTCGAGGTCGCTGGTTCGGGGATGACAAACAGGACGAATCCGATCGCCAGCATCGCCACCGGTTCGGCCTCGTCGTAGTACTGGGTCAGGTCCATAGTCGTCGGTTCGCCGGCCACTGTCATAGTAGTTGACCTCTGTCCGACGGCGGTCGTCGACACGGCAGGCACGCCGACCACACTGCCGTCGTGCGGTAGCCCCACATTTGTTTCCAGCACCGCTCGTACAATTAGCTTCCTCGGTCCCGAAACCGCAGTTCCGGTACCGAGTGACTTTTCGCCGAGAACCGTCCTCAGTCGAAATACGGTGATTCCGTAGTGGTCGACGTCGGCGGTTCGATCGGGCTGTTACGCGACCGGGAGTTCGCCGCGCTCGCCGGGACCGCGTTCGCGAGGAGCCAGGCGTACTCGACGATCATCATCGCCCTCGCGCTGTACGCCGACCTGTTCGGTACCACCGGGACCGTCGAGGGGCTGTTCGGGACCGGTTTCGCGCTCATCCAGTTGCTCGTCGTCCTGCCGCTGGGTCGCCGCATCGATCTGGGCGACTCGAAGCGGTACCTGCTCGTTGGCTTTCTCCTCAATCTCGTCGTGTTCGCGGGGTTCGTCTTCGTCGAGAACGCGATCCACATCGTCCTGATCCGGATGGTCCAGGGACTGGGTGCGTCGCTCCTGTGGATCACCGGCTCGACGATCGTCGGCGAGATCAGCCCCGACGGCGAGCGGGGCCAGTGGCTCGGCGCGTACAACCAGTTCGGCTCGATCTCGTCGCTGGCGGGCGATCTCGTGGGCGGGTACCTCCTCTTTGCCTACGGCTTTACGTTCACCTACGCTGTCCTCGCCGGGGTCACGCTCGTGGCCTTCGCG
Above is a genomic segment from Halomicrobium sp. LC1Hm containing:
- a CDS encoding Lrp/AsnC family transcriptional regulator encodes the protein MSEELGSVDRAIANAFQGGFPVVERPFDPAAAALRDRGIDVTEAELVERIDRMDEAGTLTRFGALIDAEAIGGMATLVAMHAPEDRFDAVAEQVNDFREVAHNYRREHPHLNMWFVLSVADEDRIPEVLAEIEDATGQETYNLPKQQEFRVEAKFPVEGPLEDDSIDLSDLGPDVTPTDREGLTPDELDLVLEIQGGLPVTERPYADVADAIGKEAEWVVETIKRFEREGKVRRVGVVPNHYALGYSENGMTVWNVPDDVVEEVGPAVASFDFVTHCYERPRHDGVWEYNVFAMTHGRSEAESDRRVEQVRDRMAEYWDVSDDDWDTLFSTEILKKTGIRMDERAEANVIEPSDEPTGD
- a CDS encoding zinc ribbon domain-containing protein, with amino-acid sequence MISTAELAIRLLTFLFVLVAVPLSFVLMFRFLDYIAMDELIEEYREGQASPLRDRGQLNAYFEASDEATTTCPHCGAANGEDYTYCHTCQASLE